atatatatatatatatttatttatttatttatttatttattaatttttatgttttattttattttttttgttctttgtttataatttggaaaaaaaaaaaaaaaattgaactatttgtttaatattttttattatgttatttCTCCCTTGTCCCATATGTGCATACGCACTTGAAATGATATAATAGtataattctttaaaaaaaaaaaaaaaaaaaaaaatacaaatatatatatatatatatatatatatatatatatatatatataatatatatgtacatatatatatttatatattatcatataatgtatgaatattaaaaaattgtatatatcaaattatttttatgtttcATAAAgtttttccttttttcaCGATATTctcatttattttatacattttgaataaggaaataaaataaaagggATAATACAagaatatacatatatttatatatatatatatatatatatatattatttttataatactGGGAGTGTTCCATATATACAtactttaaaaaaaaaaaaaaaaatgcttacttttatacatttcaaaatagtaaaaataaaagtttGCTTATGAaacacataaatatatttcacGCACACACACCcgaaataaatttataaatcaaaacgattcaaataataatgtaataaaatgaataacGATATAAAGAATGAACTAATAAATAACTTACCTTTTAAATTTAGTGACATAAGTCTAAATACTtttgaaaagaaaaaagaaaaagataaagatTATATACACGATGAAGATGGTGGGCACACATGGGGAAATTTTTCAAGGGATAAGATAGGCAAcgtgaaaaaaaaagaaaaacaaacaaaagATGATAATGAGGATTAtagtgatgataataatgacaacagcaaaaaaaaaaaaaataataataataataataatagtagtagtgaccataataataataataataataataatagtagtgaccataataataatagtagtagtgaccataataataatattttttatcataatgataataataaaagattAGTACTcttaaaagaaaaattaaaatacaaccattattattatgcTGAAAAACTAGCCGAAAAGGAATGGGAAGAGAACTACGacaatttaaaaaaaaaaagtcaACTGTTCAAAGATGTGCTAGAAAAAGacaatgaaaaaaatttgtccacctttaatattacagggaatgaaaaaatatgtactataaaagaaaaaactgaaaaaaaaaaacaaaacaaaaatcaaaaaaatttacaaaaaaaaaatttaaaaaaggaacataacgatatttcatttaatgATACTTATACTAAatattcttcttcttttaacgattttaatgatatttcagattctttaaatttaaaaaacgatataataaataatgaagaagaatataatttaaCAAATTCTCTATTTCAGTCATATCCAATGGAACACAATTTACCCCtattcaaatataaaaaggaaaataaacaagattatgataataatgtaaaGTGCAGAgaatatgatgaaaaaaaagtacCCAAAGAAATAAGCGAAGAAGAAGAAGGAGGAGgagaaaacaaaaaaaaaaaaaaaaaaaaaaaaaaaaaaaaaaaaaaccNNNNNNNNNAAGGAGGAGgagaaaacaaaaaaaaaaaaaaaaagaagaaaaaaaaaaaaaacaccCTTGATATTGTACATAatgttattaataaaaagataagttatgatgataatgtaaatattccttattttgaagatgatgataacaaaacaaaaatcTTAGATGAAAACATGTCAAACATTTTTGAAGAAGATAAAGAACttgatttattttcttcatttaaagatatatttaataatcataagaaaaaaataaaacttATAGATTACAACAAAATATTGAATAAAAGTCTTTATGAGAACGTGGAAAATGTGGATTCATTAATTGCACAAgagaaaaggaaaaaagcaaaaaaaaaaaaaaaaaaaaaaagaaacaatTATCAAAATAGTGCAcataatgaagaaaatatgaaacaaataaaaaataattataattttaataacatGCAAAGTTTGaatgaatataatgaaaaggTCAGGGGAGATTTCtttgagaaaaaaaaaactgAAAATGACGTTAAggaaattattaaaaatattaaaatgcGCTTGGGCTTTTATTCAAATGAAGAAAGTGATAGTCACGATATTAAGTGTCTTgaaaattatgatgataatgatgatgatgatgatgatgataatgataatgatgatgatgatgatgatgataataataatgatgataataataatgatgataataataatggtgataataataatgatgataataataatgataataataataatgatgataataagaatgatatttataataatcttATTAATGAGgaagaagaaaaacaaaatcttgaaaaattaaaagacaatattaatatacCATATACAAGTAAAGcgttatataaatataaagaatattcCAAAAAAAGTGTCTGTGATGATTTGAATAAATTAAGTGATGAAAAAGAGACAACTAAAAATAAACCAAATGATCttgaattaataaaaaaagaaaaaaaaaaaaatgatgacacttttttttttatatcacacattgatgaagataaaaataacttGTTGTCATATGATCATAAGGgtgatgataattataatgatgataattataatggtgaagataaaaataacttGTTACCATGTGATCATAATGATGAAGATCTATTTTCTCTATCCATGTCATCGATAACATTtgataaaagaaaaagtataaaaaatatggaatGTAGGAAAAGTATTGAATGTGTggagaataaaaataaaataagtattaattataatgaaaataataataaaaacattttattatataacataaatgtacaagatgaaaatgataaacTACATAAGAATGAgcaaaaaataaaacaagatgtttataataataaagaaaatgatatgTTAATAAATTCAATGTCACCagagaataaaaaatatataaaaaatataaaagaaaatgataacCTCTTAAAGAACGtaatgaaaaatgaaatagacaaaaaagaaaaatcaaatatatgtatttgtaaatatattgataaaTACGATATGGAGAATTTAATTgatgaaattaaaaaaaaaaaaaaaaatgacgtggaaatttttcataattcATATTCAGAAGATGTCTGTTTTTATGAAttgtataaatttatatgtagTAATAACATAGAAGGTAATAAcgaaaatatttttgatgataaaaatataaatgtagAAAATGTTTCTAgtaatattcataattatatgcaatctatttttaataatcaaattaaatatttgGATAATCTAATATCTCAAATTTTTTCTTAGTCATaacacataaatatatatatatatatatatatatatataatatatatatttatttatttattttattttattttatttgtgCCTTGTTTGtgtgatatatatatatatatatatatatatatttaataccttataaatacataatttttttttttttttttattgcatatttatattttgtacattatatatgtaatatatatatatatataatacattttattatttttttttttttttgttaaaaaatatgcaCTTTTTTGTATCTTAACAATTGGCTTATAATAACTTCTTTGTCATTATAttgtaataaataaataaatatattatatatatatatatatatatatatatatatatatattttttaatatgtacacttttttttatttatttattttaatagtATTAATTACGAAAACAAAGAACATCATGTCTTTGAATTTAAAATAAGTTAAACAgtacataattataataaataaaataaaataaaataattatacaaataataagattaaaaatatatttaatataaaatatttaataagtAGTAATTTTATAGGTAgtattttaatattttagTATTTACCCATGGCATAAAAAAacattcaaaaaaaaaaaaaaaattgtgTTAAAcggaaaaaaaagaaaaatttaaaacatattaaatatatatatatatatatatataattatatgtttatatttatttattgtaacagtgtgaaaatattatatattggcagattacaaaaatatagaaaaaacACGTTAGGGGATAAGGTTCATGTAGCTATTGGCTCTCTAGAGTTGGATCCCTCGATTAGTTTGTTCGTTACATTTTCTATATCATTTctacaaaataaaatgtacatatatatgtagtGAAGTATGTATGGttgtaatattatcatatcacaaatattttatattacacaaaaacacatatatatatataatattacatgAACTCTGCATTTTTTTCGCATGATTTCCAATTTTTTAGTATGTCGGAAATTCCATAACTAAGAAGTTTCTctctataaaaaaaaaatatacataaatgaatatatttaaatatatatatatatatatatacatatatatatgtgtgtgtgtatatattaagcTTGATTTATAGATACCGTGAATAATCTCTGTTACAAAGATAAAACAAGATAATTAAAATCCTACTTTTAATAACTGAACAAGGTACTAATATAGATGACTTGTTCATAATAATGTGGTGTATATTTTGtgtatttatttcttcattattatttgaattattatatgatccactttttgttatattataatcattagTATATAGATACGAAAGTACATAAggaaataaataacaatcgtcatgaaaaatatatgcatGTATAACTTCATTTAAGCATAagtttataataaaaggtAATATAGCTCTAAATCTTTCTACATTTAAAATTTGATCGCTAATTTTATTTAGAAAAGcaacatttttaaaaaatacaatgctttcttttattgaacttatatttattaatacatgagaaacatatatatatttatcacttaaatttttatttatggATGGTTTTATTggtaagaaaaaaaaatataataacttattaagaaaaaaactcactttaaaattatcttctttaatgtttatattactatcattatttatatctaaTACTTTATATACACCTTCTTTACATCTCGTCAAATTCGATATTATCATAATGTATAAATCAATACAATTATCTTCgattttttcttcttctttcATCATGTCGAATAATATCTCGATCAAATTTCGCTCCGTAAGTTCTACaataaaacaataaaataaaataaataaataaataaatataaatatatatatatatatatatattattctatgtacgatatttataaaatatatatggaaaaaaaaaggtagAGGCAAAGATAATTAAATGgagaatatataaacacatatttaaaaaaataaaaagcataacaatatatatatatatatatatataatatatttatatataatatgtgtGCCATTTGTTACCCTTTGGTAATTGAGCTGACAAATTTAACAAGCATTCGAGGGTCAATAATTTACATCTTGAATTCAAACTTGATATTAaagtttttaaaaattttttattattttttattatatgatcaataaattctttttcttctaataaacttaatattattcttaaACTCTCTTTTTTTACAACATCATTATCGCTACTCgcaaataaaaataattccTCATAAActtcttcatttatttcttcattttcttcaaCTGTTTTTTCGatttcttcattttgttcttccatattttcaaaagggtcttttaaaaaaataaaaaataaaaaaataaataaaataaaaaaaaaaataaaagaattaaattgaaaaaataaataatcaaaaataaataaacatataaataaataaatatataaacaaatatatatatatatatatatatatacatatatttatatttttttatttatttaaatatatttatataattaaaaatatgcTAATGGGAAATTATCTTTTGAAGGTATATTATCGTAttaatttcatatatttacaaatatacaattatatgtataatatatatatatatatatatatatatttatatatattatattttcattgAAAAATgtgataaatataaatactcttcaaaaaaaaaaaaaaaaaaaaaaaaaaaaaaaaaaaaaaaaaaaaatgaataataataaatatatatatgcaatagattaattaaaaaaaataaagaacacgttatttttaaatgttgtaggggatataataaatatttatataatatatatatatatatatataatattttttaaatctctatatatttgaaatatatataaatatatatatttttatttgttccAACGCACAAATTGTACTTCgttctaaaaaaaaaataaatatatatataaatattatataatatataatattattatatatataatatatatatgtatataatttttttttattttttcataattttcttATAGGTAAGAAAGTGAACGGCAGAAGAattcaaaattatataattaatatacatataaataaataaataatattatatatatatatattattatattatatttatatcaaaaaaaaaaaaaaaaaaaaatttttttaattataaaatgaatgtataatatccttattattagttaaaaaaaaggctcttttaacatattattttatgttattttattttatcttattatttcatttattattatttttttttttttgtttgtttcCTTTTAACGTGTATCAAAAAATTTCcttaaaattattaacaccaaaaaaaagaaaatatatgcataaaatatatatatatatatatatatatatgtatatatttatagatccttattttttaatatatatttatttattctatgaaataagaaaaaagaat
This is a stretch of genomic DNA from Plasmodium reichenowi strain SY57 chromosome 14, whole genome shotgun sequence. It encodes these proteins:
- a CDS encoding hypothetical protein (conserved Plasmodium protein, unknown function), whose amino-acid sequence is MEEQNEEIEKTVEENEEINEEVYEELFLFASSDNDVVKKESLRIILSLLEEKEFIDHIIKNNKKFLKTLISSLNSRCKLLTLECLLNLSAQLPKELTERNLIEILFDMMKEEEKIEDNCIDLYIMIISNLTRCKEGVYKVLDINNDSNINIKEDNFKVSFFLNKLLYFFFLPIKPSINKNLSDKYIYVSHVLINISSIKESIVFFKNVAFLNKISDQILNVERFRAILPFIINLCLNEVIHAYIFHDDCYLFPYVLSYLYTNDYNITKSGSYNNSNNNEEINTQNIHHIIMNKSSILVPCSVIKSRILIILFYLCNRDYSREKLLSYGISDILKNWKSCEKNAEFINDIENVTNKLIEGSNSREPIAT
- a CDS encoding hypothetical protein (conserved Plasmodium protein, unknown function), coding for MNNDIKNELINNLPFKFSDISLNTFEKKKEKDKDYIHDEDGGHTWGNFSRDKIGNVKKKEKQTKDDNEDYSDDNNDNSKKKKNNNNNNNSSSDHNNNNNNNNSSDHNNNSSSDHNNNIFYHNDNNKRLVLLKEKLKYNHYYYAEKLAEKEWEENYDNLKKKSQLFKDVLEKDNEKNLSTFNITGNEKICTIKEKTEKKKQNKNQKNLQKKNLKKEHNDISFNDTYTKYSSSFNDFNDISDSLNLKNDIINNEEEYNLTNSLFQSYPMEHNLPLFKYKKENKQDYDNNVKCREYDEKKVPKEISEEEEGGGENKKKKKKKKKKKKNXXXXGGGENKKKKKKKKKKKNTLDIVHNVINKKISYDDNVNIPYFEDDDNKTKILDENMSNIFEEDKELDLFSSFKDIFNNHKKKIKLIDYNKILNKSLYENVENVDSLIAQEKRKKAKKKKKKKRNNYQNSAHNEENMKQIKNNYNFNNMQSLNEYNEKVRGDFFEKKKTENDVKEIIKNIKMRLGFYSNEESDSHDIKCLENYDDNDDDDDDDNDNDDDDDDDNNNDDNNNDDNNNGDNNNDDNNNDNNNNDDNKNDIYNNLINEEEEKQNLEKLKDNINIPYTSKALYKYKEYSKKSVCDDLNKLSDEKETTKNKPNDLELIKKEKKKNDDTFFFISHIDEDKNNLLSYDHKGDDNYNDDNYNGEDKNNLLPCDHNDEDLFSLSMSSITFDKRKSIKNMECRKSIECVENKNKISINYNENNNKNILLYNINVQDENDKLHKNEQKIKQDVYNNKENDMLINSMSPENKKYIKNIKENDNLLKNVMKNEIDKKEKSNICICKYIDKYDMENLIDEIKKKKKNDVEIFHNSYSEDVCFYELYKFICSNNIEGNNENIFDDKNINVENVSSNIHNYMQSIFNNQIKYLDNLISQIFS